Proteins encoded together in one Yersinia mollaretii ATCC 43969 window:
- the astE gene encoding succinylglutamate desuccinylase, whose protein sequence is MLDILSVTLSGHSPQTTQGETANLTWQWLGEGALMLTPHGGYTQSVVLSAGIHGNETAPIEIINQLVTELLLGKLPLAVRLLVILGNPPAIRAGERYLTADINRMFGGRHQNSPSGEEPKRAAFLEQTVIDFFDADSQSMRLHYDLHTAIRGSHHIRFGLLPYQSAPYSAAMLRWLQDIELDALVMHTSAGGTFAHFSSEHCLAASCTLELGKALPFGENQLTQFSAIIAGLKALVSGGPLPKRTTQAMIFYRVVKSLLKQQPDFQLLVADDTLNFTRFRQGTRLTEQSNESYRVQHEAEWILFPNPRVAMGLRAGIMLVQMDESELPRV, encoded by the coding sequence ATGCTAGATATTTTGTCGGTGACACTCTCGGGCCATTCGCCGCAAACCACACAAGGTGAAACGGCAAACCTCACATGGCAATGGCTCGGCGAAGGGGCGTTGATGTTGACGCCCCATGGGGGTTATACGCAGTCGGTGGTGCTCTCTGCCGGTATCCATGGGAATGAAACCGCACCGATTGAGATCATCAATCAATTAGTCACCGAGCTATTGCTGGGCAAATTGCCGCTGGCCGTGCGTTTATTGGTGATATTAGGCAATCCACCGGCGATAAGAGCAGGGGAGCGCTATCTCACGGCGGATATCAACCGCATGTTTGGCGGGCGTCATCAGAACTCCCCGTCGGGAGAGGAGCCAAAAAGGGCAGCGTTTCTCGAACAGACGGTGATAGATTTTTTTGATGCCGATAGCCAATCAATGCGACTGCATTATGATTTACACACCGCAATTCGAGGTTCACATCATATTCGCTTTGGCCTATTACCTTACCAATCCGCGCCGTACTCGGCGGCAATGCTGCGCTGGCTGCAAGATATTGAGCTGGACGCGCTGGTGATGCACACCTCGGCAGGGGGAACCTTCGCGCACTTCAGCAGTGAGCACTGTCTGGCGGCAAGCTGCACACTGGAGCTAGGAAAGGCGCTGCCATTTGGTGAGAATCAACTGACACAATTTAGCGCGATTATTGCGGGATTGAAGGCATTAGTCAGTGGTGGGCCACTGCCAAAACGCACGACACAGGCGATGATTTTCTACCGAGTGGTCAAATCACTGCTAAAACAGCAGCCCGATTTTCAACTTTTGGTAGCAGATGACACACTGAACTTTACTCGTTTCAGGCAAGGGACACGGCTGACTGAACAATCGAATGAGTCTTATCGTGTCCAACATGAAGCAGAATGGATCTTATTTCCCAATCCACGGGTCGCGATGGGGTTACGAGCAGGGATCATGTTGGTGCAAATGGATGAAAGTGAGTTACCCAGAGTTTAA
- a CDS encoding sugar ABC transporter ATP-binding protein — protein sequence MHPYILEAEGISKQFPGVKALSKVGIKIKSGSVHALMGENGAGKSTLMKCLIGIYHPDEGTIKVRGETVNFSDTLDALHAGIAMIHQELNLVPHMTVAENIWLGREPVHYGLVNHDLLNSKTQDLLQHLNIRLKPEMVVGELNIASQQMVEIAKAVSYDADILIMDEPTSALTEGEVFHLFAIINELKEQGKGIIYISHKMDEIFEITDEVTIFRDGTFVATDKTENLTKQSLITMMVGRELTHMFPKFNNNIGEEVLRVSGLHRQGLFRDISFAVKRGEILGVAGLVGAGRSEVMESLFGMHPADGGEILIEGLPVNINSPSKAIEQGLAFLTEDRKKSGLFLVLSVVENMSIVNLSEYINKKGFVSHGQMAQDCMEQIKKLNIKTPTMDQIINNLSGGNQQKVLIARWLLAQPKILILDEPTRGIDVGAKSEIYRLISELANRGVAIILVSSELPEILGMSDRVMVMHGGHITGILDKQDASQEKIMALASE from the coding sequence ATGCATCCTTACATTCTCGAAGCTGAAGGCATCAGCAAGCAATTTCCTGGCGTTAAGGCACTGAGTAAAGTGGGCATTAAAATAAAATCAGGGAGTGTCCATGCATTAATGGGAGAGAATGGTGCGGGAAAATCAACACTGATGAAGTGTTTGATTGGAATATATCATCCTGATGAAGGCACGATAAAGGTAAGAGGAGAGACGGTCAACTTTAGTGATACCTTGGATGCACTCCATGCTGGTATTGCTATGATTCATCAGGAGCTAAATTTAGTTCCACACATGACAGTCGCAGAAAATATTTGGTTAGGGAGAGAGCCTGTCCATTATGGTTTGGTCAATCATGATTTACTGAATAGTAAAACTCAGGACTTATTACAACACTTAAATATAAGATTAAAACCAGAAATGGTTGTCGGCGAATTGAATATCGCCAGTCAACAAATGGTCGAGATTGCCAAGGCGGTCTCCTATGATGCTGATATTTTAATCATGGATGAGCCGACTTCAGCCTTGACTGAAGGGGAGGTTTTTCACCTTTTTGCAATTATTAATGAATTAAAAGAGCAAGGAAAAGGCATTATCTATATTAGCCATAAAATGGATGAGATTTTTGAAATTACCGATGAAGTTACTATTTTCCGCGATGGGACTTTTGTTGCCACAGATAAAACTGAAAATCTGACGAAACAGTCACTGATTACCATGATGGTCGGCCGTGAGCTCACGCACATGTTCCCTAAATTTAACAATAATATCGGTGAGGAAGTGCTACGGGTCAGTGGGTTACATCGTCAGGGTTTGTTCCGTGACATTTCATTCGCCGTTAAACGCGGAGAGATATTAGGTGTTGCTGGCTTGGTGGGTGCAGGGCGCAGTGAGGTCATGGAAAGTTTATTTGGGATGCATCCGGCAGATGGGGGCGAAATTTTGATTGAGGGTCTACCTGTCAATATAAACTCGCCTTCAAAAGCTATTGAGCAGGGATTAGCTTTTCTGACCGAGGACCGAAAAAAATCCGGGTTATTCTTGGTGTTATCTGTCGTTGAGAATATGAGTATTGTGAATCTTTCAGAATATATTAATAAAAAAGGATTCGTCAGTCATGGACAAATGGCTCAAGACTGCATGGAGCAGATTAAAAAATTAAATATCAAAACACCGACCATGGATCAAATTATTAACAACCTGAGTGGCGGAAATCAACAAAAGGTTTTGATTGCACGATGGTTATTAGCCCAACCTAAAATACTTATTCTAGACGAACCAACCAGAGGTATTGATGTTGGGGCAAAATCAGAAATTTATCGTTTAATTAGTGAGCTGGCAAACCGGGGTGTTGCCATTATTTTGGTTTCTTCTGAATTACCTGAAATCCTCGGTATGAGCGACAGAGTCATGGTCATGCATGGTGGCCATATCACTGGAATATTGGATAAGCAAGATGCTAGCCAAGAGAAGATAATGGCACTGGCCTCTGAATAA
- the hutI gene encoding imidazolonepropionase gives MVSEIHCDSLWYGADIVTMQGGKYHLIPQGAMAVTGGKIVWIGPHSELPAFNASREVVYQGGLITPGLIDCHTHLVFGGDRSAEFEQRLNGVSYAEIAAQGGGILSTVKATRNSSEQQLLEQALFRLTPLLAEGVTCIEIKSGYGLDLESEIKMLRVARQLGELLPITVKTTCLAAHALPPEFADRADDYIDFVCHTIIPHVATEGLADAVDAFCEHLAFSPAQVERVFLAARQAGLPIKLHAEQLSALNGSTLAASYNALSADHLEYATESDIQAMGKAGTVAVLLPGAYYLLRETQCPPVELFRQYNVPMALASDANPGTSPALSLRLMLNMACTLFRMTPEEALAGVTCHAAQALGLQETQGTLEVGKLANWVHWPLSRPAELAYWLGGQLPAAVVFQGETRP, from the coding sequence ATCGTGTCAGAAATTCACTGCGACAGCCTGTGGTACGGCGCCGATATCGTGACCATGCAGGGTGGGAAGTATCACCTGATACCGCAAGGTGCGATGGCGGTGACTGGCGGTAAAATCGTCTGGATAGGTCCACATAGCGAACTTCCCGCATTCAATGCCTCACGCGAGGTCGTCTATCAAGGTGGCCTAATTACCCCCGGATTGATTGATTGCCATACTCATCTGGTTTTCGGTGGTGATCGCAGTGCTGAATTTGAGCAACGCCTTAATGGCGTGAGTTATGCCGAAATCGCGGCTCAAGGCGGCGGTATCCTCTCTACTGTCAAAGCCACTCGAAACAGCAGTGAACAGCAACTACTAGAACAAGCTCTATTTCGCCTAACACCGCTGCTGGCTGAGGGCGTAACTTGTATTGAGATTAAGTCCGGTTACGGCCTTGACCTTGAAAGTGAAATAAAAATGCTGCGGGTGGCTCGTCAGTTGGGAGAATTACTGCCCATCACGGTGAAAACGACGTGCTTGGCGGCCCATGCTTTACCACCTGAATTTGCAGACCGGGCTGATGACTATATTGATTTCGTTTGCCACACCATCATTCCGCACGTCGCCACAGAGGGGCTGGCCGATGCCGTTGACGCTTTTTGTGAGCATCTGGCGTTTTCGCCCGCACAAGTTGAACGCGTATTTTTAGCTGCCCGCCAAGCTGGGCTGCCCATCAAACTCCATGCCGAACAGCTTTCTGCACTCAATGGCAGCACTCTGGCCGCCAGCTATAATGCGCTCTCCGCCGATCATCTCGAATATGCAACCGAGTCAGATATTCAGGCAATGGGTAAAGCGGGGACTGTCGCGGTGTTGTTACCCGGTGCCTATTATTTGCTGCGGGAAACACAATGCCCCCCAGTTGAGTTGTTCCGCCAATATAATGTACCAATGGCTTTAGCCAGCGATGCTAACCCCGGGACATCCCCTGCACTCTCCTTACGTTTAATGCTGAATATGGCTTGCACACTGTTCCGCATGACCCCAGAAGAAGCGCTGGCAGGTGTCACTTGTCATGCAGCGCAGGCCCTTGGCTTGCAAGAGACTCAGGGCACTTTGGAAGTCGGTAAATTAGCGAACTGGGTTCATTGGCCATTATCTCGCCCTGCCGAATTGGCTTATTGGCTGGGTGGCCAATTACCTGCGGCCGTCGTTTTCCAAGGAGAAACCCGCCCATGA
- the astB gene encoding N-succinylarginine dihydrolase, whose protein sequence is MAGYEVNFDGLVGLTHHYAGLSFGNEASTTHQNSISNPRLAAKQGLLKMKALADLGYKQGVLPPQERPAIGVLRQLGFSGSDEQVLSEVARQSPRLLSAVSSASSMWTANAATVSPSADSRDGRVHFTVANLNNKFHRAIEADTTSALLKAVFNNHRHFVHHEALPSVELFGDEGAANHNRLGGEYDSPAIQMFVYGRKGLENGTHPSRYPARQTLEASQAVARLHQLAPEQTVFVQQNPAVIDQGVFHNDVIAVSNQNVLFHHQHAFVPEFQVMDDLRRKMGSIEQQLVTIEVPVAEVSVADAVSTYLFNSQLLSKPNGKMLLIIPQESQENPAVWRYLSELINSGGPIDEVRVFDLRESMRNGGGPACLRLRVALNEVELPAVNSRVMMTPALFVTLNNWVDQHYRDHLQFKDLADPQLLQEGRQALDELTRILNLGSVYPFQRD, encoded by the coding sequence ATGGCAGGCTATGAAGTTAACTTTGATGGATTGGTTGGACTGACACATCACTATGCTGGATTGTCTTTTGGCAATGAAGCCTCGACGACCCATCAAAATAGCATCTCTAACCCCCGTTTGGCCGCCAAACAGGGGTTGCTAAAAATGAAGGCGCTGGCTGATTTAGGCTACAAACAAGGTGTTTTGCCGCCACAAGAACGCCCCGCTATCGGGGTTCTGCGGCAGTTGGGATTCAGTGGCTCAGATGAGCAAGTCTTGAGTGAAGTGGCCCGCCAGTCGCCGCGCTTGTTATCGGCGGTCAGCTCCGCCTCCTCAATGTGGACTGCTAACGCCGCGACAGTTTCTCCCTCGGCGGACAGCCGCGATGGGCGCGTCCATTTTACTGTCGCCAATTTGAACAATAAATTTCACCGAGCGATTGAGGCGGATACCACCTCTGCGCTGTTAAAAGCGGTATTCAACAACCATCGCCACTTTGTTCATCACGAGGCTTTACCCTCGGTAGAACTGTTTGGCGATGAGGGGGCGGCGAATCACAATCGTCTGGGCGGCGAGTATGACAGCCCGGCGATTCAGATGTTCGTTTATGGCCGTAAAGGGCTGGAAAACGGCACCCATCCGAGTCGATATCCTGCCCGCCAAACACTGGAAGCCAGTCAAGCCGTCGCGCGCTTGCACCAGTTAGCGCCTGAACAGACGGTTTTTGTGCAGCAAAATCCCGCTGTGATTGACCAAGGGGTCTTTCACAATGATGTTATCGCGGTCAGTAATCAAAATGTATTGTTCCATCACCAGCATGCATTTGTGCCAGAGTTTCAAGTGATGGATGATCTGCGCCGCAAAATGGGGAGCATTGAACAACAACTAGTCACAATTGAAGTGCCGGTTGCTGAGGTGTCAGTTGCTGATGCTGTTTCGACCTATCTATTTAACAGCCAGTTGTTGAGTAAACCCAACGGCAAAATGCTGCTGATTATTCCGCAGGAGTCACAAGAAAACCCCGCAGTGTGGCGGTATCTGTCTGAACTGATCAATAGCGGTGGACCCATTGATGAAGTCAGGGTATTTGATCTGCGTGAAAGTATGCGTAATGGCGGTGGCCCGGCCTGTTTGCGTTTGCGCGTGGCGCTGAATGAGGTTGAGTTACCGGCCGTGAACAGCCGAGTGATGATGACCCCGGCACTGTTTGTCACACTGAATAATTGGGTTGACCAACATTATCGTGATCACCTGCAATTTAAAGACTTAGCTGACCCTCAGCTCTTGCAAGAGGGGCGACAAGCCTTAGATGAACTGACGCGAATACTCAACCTTGGCTCGGTATACCCGTTCCAGCGAGATTAG
- the hutG gene encoding N-formylglutamate deformylase encodes MNIVDPLSFRAGKLPLLISIPHAGTRLTPAVEAGLSDAARPLSDTDWHIPRLYDFAHEMGASIVIGNYSRLVVDLNRPEDDQPLYSTATTGLFPETLFDGRPCFMPGKTPSPQERQSYLQQIWRPYHQQLQSELDRLKNQFGYALLLDAHSIASVIPRLFEGQLPDLNFGTNSGASCAPSLSEQLIECCQYNSSFSHVLNGRFKGGYITRAYGSPQDHQHAVQLELSQLNYMSETVPYPYLPERATHLQQLLQQLINKMLLWGEHHYPR; translated from the coding sequence ATGAATATCGTTGACCCTTTGAGTTTCCGTGCGGGTAAGCTGCCTTTATTAATCAGTATTCCTCACGCCGGAACGCGACTGACCCCCGCCGTGGAAGCGGGGCTGTCAGATGCCGCTCGTCCTTTATCAGATACCGACTGGCACATTCCTCGTCTCTATGACTTTGCCCATGAGATGGGGGCCAGCATAGTGATCGGCAACTACTCTCGCTTGGTGGTTGATCTTAATCGACCAGAGGATGACCAGCCGCTGTATAGCACCGCGACCACGGGCTTATTCCCTGAAACACTTTTTGATGGCCGCCCCTGTTTTATGCCGGGTAAAACACCGTCACCGCAGGAGCGCCAATCCTACTTACAACAGATCTGGCGACCCTATCATCAACAACTGCAATCAGAGCTGGATCGCCTTAAAAACCAGTTTGGCTATGCATTATTATTAGATGCTCACTCAATTGCCTCAGTTATTCCGAGATTGTTTGAGGGGCAACTGCCCGATTTGAACTTTGGGACGAACAGTGGGGCCAGTTGTGCACCCTCATTGAGTGAGCAGTTGATCGAATGCTGTCAGTACAACTCCTCATTCAGCCACGTATTAAATGGCCGTTTTAAGGGGGGGTACATCACTCGGGCATATGGCTCACCTCAAGATCATCAGCACGCAGTACAGTTGGAGTTATCGCAGCTCAACTATATGTCTGAAACCGTGCCTTATCCCTACTTGCCTGAACGGGCAACGCATTTACAGCAATTACTCCAACAGCTGATTAATAAAATGCTGTTATGGGGTGAACATCACTACCCGCGCTGA
- the hutC gene encoding histidine utilization repressor has translation MAEQQAVLQLSAAMDDTPAPIYQRVKLAIIRQIRTGIWQPHQRVPSESELVAELGVSRMTINRALRELTSEGFLIRMQGVGTFVAEAKAHSALLEVHNIADEITARGHRHSSKILQLEARPATAEEAASLGIQPGQQLFYSQIVHYENDYPIQVENRCVNPNTAPDYMKQDFNQITPYSYLTQVAPLTEGEHIVEAVIPSPIERQLLQLDEHEPCLLIRRRTWYGKAIVTAAQLLYPGSRYQLYGRFTPQGTVTS, from the coding sequence GTGGCGGAACAGCAAGCAGTCTTACAATTAAGTGCCGCAATGGACGATACGCCTGCGCCCATTTACCAACGAGTAAAATTGGCTATTATTCGTCAAATTCGGACCGGAATCTGGCAGCCCCACCAGCGAGTTCCCTCCGAAAGTGAGCTTGTTGCAGAGTTAGGTGTCAGCCGCATGACCATCAACCGAGCACTCCGTGAACTGACCAGCGAAGGTTTCCTTATTCGCATGCAAGGCGTGGGAACCTTTGTCGCTGAAGCAAAAGCGCACAGTGCCTTGCTGGAGGTTCATAATATTGCTGACGAAATTACGGCTCGTGGCCACCGCCACAGCAGTAAAATTCTGCAACTTGAGGCGCGCCCGGCAACCGCTGAAGAAGCGGCCTCGTTGGGTATTCAGCCCGGACAACAACTGTTCTACTCGCAAATTGTTCATTATGAGAATGACTATCCTATTCAGGTCGAAAACCGTTGTGTCAATCCAAACACTGCCCCCGACTACATGAAGCAGGATTTCAATCAGATAACCCCCTACAGCTATCTCACTCAAGTGGCTCCCCTCACCGAGGGTGAGCATATTGTTGAGGCGGTGATCCCAAGCCCAATCGAACGACAACTGCTGCAACTGGATGAACATGAACCCTGTCTGTTGATTCGCCGCCGAACTTGGTATGGAAAAGCCATCGTGACTGCTGCTCAACTGCTCTATCCCGGTTCTCGCTATCAGCTCTATGGTCGTTTTACCCCACAAGGTACCGTGACGTCCTGA
- a CDS encoding HutD/Ves family protein, translating into MSFTVFDFASLPVSRWRNGGGETREIACWPVGGDDFAWRASIATIEQDGPFSLFSNIDRSITLLSGEGMVLSSPEWEAHTLSQPLQPFAFPGDIPIHAHLLGGSSQDFNIMTRRGCWQSSVTAVSSARELPASHAGLIYVVKGKWLISHTETHELTTSQGCWWQSTIKGGQLQPLAPNSCVLWVDLFPER; encoded by the coding sequence ATGAGCTTTACCGTTTTTGACTTTGCCAGTTTACCGGTGAGCCGTTGGCGAAATGGGGGCGGAGAAACCCGTGAAATTGCATGCTGGCCAGTCGGGGGAGATGATTTTGCTTGGCGTGCCAGTATCGCGACGATTGAGCAAGATGGCCCATTTTCGCTATTTTCAAATATCGATCGGTCAATTACGTTGCTCTCAGGAGAGGGCATGGTGCTCTCCAGCCCAGAGTGGGAGGCCCATACACTCTCACAGCCATTACAACCTTTCGCCTTTCCCGGCGATATTCCTATTCACGCACATCTATTAGGTGGAAGCAGCCAAGATTTTAACATTATGACACGGCGAGGCTGCTGGCAATCCTCAGTAACGGCAGTGAGTTCGGCACGGGAACTGCCCGCATCTCATGCAGGATTGATCTATGTGGTGAAAGGGAAATGGCTTATCAGCCATACAGAAACACACGAACTGACAACCTCGCAGGGGTGTTGGTGGCAATCCACAATCAAAGGGGGGCAATTACAGCCGCTCGCCCCAAATAGCTGTGTGTTGTGGGTGGATTTGTTCCCAGAGCGATAA
- a CDS encoding sugar ABC transporter substrate-binding protein, which yields MKLKKLIITSLAICMLPLGAYAKDLKIGVSMAYFDDNFLTILRQAMQNKMKEEGNVSGQFEDAKGDIAQQIQQVENFVSQGVDAIILNPVDTQGVKPMIKLAEQAKIPLVFVNRRPEITLPASMAYVGSDSELAGRLQMEELAKLMGGKGNVMILMGELSSEATRDRTRGVEKVAAQYPNIHIIDKQTAKFFRKEAVDVTTDWILSGQQIDAIASNNDEMAIGAILALKQAKKKGVVIGGIDGTPDALEFIKKGDLSVSIFQDAKGQGEGAVDTAIKLASGQKVESSVMIPYQLITKDNYQDFANKNKK from the coding sequence ATGAAGCTGAAAAAACTCATTATTACCTCACTCGCTATCTGTATGCTGCCACTGGGCGCTTATGCTAAAGACCTGAAAATTGGCGTATCCATGGCTTACTTCGATGATAACTTCCTGACCATATTACGTCAGGCCATGCAAAATAAAATGAAAGAAGAGGGTAATGTCTCTGGGCAGTTTGAAGATGCCAAAGGTGATATTGCTCAGCAAATTCAGCAAGTAGAGAATTTTGTTAGTCAGGGTGTGGATGCCATTATTCTGAACCCAGTTGATACTCAAGGCGTCAAGCCAATGATCAAATTAGCAGAGCAGGCCAAAATCCCACTGGTTTTTGTCAATCGTCGTCCAGAAATAACCTTACCAGCCAGTATGGCCTACGTGGGTTCCGACTCTGAACTTGCAGGACGCCTACAGATGGAAGAACTGGCGAAACTGATGGGGGGCAAAGGGAACGTAATGATTCTAATGGGGGAGCTATCAAGTGAGGCTACCCGCGATAGAACCAGAGGTGTCGAGAAAGTAGCGGCTCAGTACCCAAACATCCATATTATTGATAAACAAACGGCAAAATTCTTCCGCAAAGAGGCGGTTGATGTCACTACAGATTGGATTCTTTCTGGTCAGCAAATAGATGCTATTGCTTCTAATAATGATGAAATGGCCATTGGGGCGATCCTCGCCTTGAAACAAGCAAAGAAAAAGGGGGTGGTGATCGGTGGTATTGATGGCACACCTGATGCGCTTGAGTTTATTAAGAAAGGCGATTTGAGTGTCAGTATTTTCCAAGATGCGAAAGGGCAAGGGGAGGGGGCGGTCGATACTGCCATTAAATTAGCTTCCGGCCAAAAAGTAGAAAGTAGTGTGATGATCCCGTACCAGTTAATTACAAAAGATAACTATCAAGATTTTGCCAATAAGAATAAAAAGTAA
- a CDS encoding formimidoylglutamate deiminase, translating to MPVYFTKRAFLSDGWATDVQITVDEQGIIQRICSGSSDEDCQILSGPIVPGMPNLHSHAFQRMMSGLAEIAGNPQDSFWTWRDLMYRLVQQLTPEYIGVIARQLYIEMLKGGYTQVAEFHYLHHDTDGNPYRDPGEMSSQLSQAAQDAGIGMTLLPVLYSYAGFGAQPAQQGQRRFIQNTESYLTQQQIISKQLANQPLQNHGLCFHSLRAVELNQMQEVLDASDKQLPIHIHIAEQQKEVKDCLDWSGQRPVAWLYDHLPVDSRWCLIHATHLDELELVRLAKSQAVAGLCPTTEANLGDGIFPGVDYLQHQGRWGIGSDSHVSLDVVEELRWLEYGQRLRDQRRNRLTNKQYPAVADLLYTQALAGGRQACASKISLLAEGYRADWLVLDGDDPYIAGTKSASLLNRWLFAGGKSQIRDVYVAGKAVIVDRYHPLQQQTAQAFLAVLKACQQEV from the coding sequence ATGCCAGTTTATTTTACCAAACGTGCTTTTTTATCCGATGGATGGGCAACGGATGTGCAGATCACTGTTGATGAACAGGGGATCATTCAGCGCATTTGTAGCGGTAGCAGTGATGAAGATTGCCAAATTTTATCTGGGCCAATTGTGCCAGGGATGCCAAATCTTCACTCACATGCCTTTCAACGCATGATGTCAGGACTCGCAGAAATTGCAGGTAATCCACAAGATAGTTTTTGGACTTGGCGGGACCTGATGTATCGGCTGGTACAGCAATTGACGCCGGAATATATTGGTGTGATTGCGCGCCAGTTGTATATCGAAATGCTAAAAGGGGGCTACACCCAAGTCGCGGAGTTTCACTATTTACACCACGACACCGACGGTAATCCCTACCGTGATCCGGGTGAAATGTCATCACAGCTGAGTCAGGCAGCGCAAGATGCAGGGATCGGAATGACCCTGTTGCCGGTATTGTACAGTTATGCGGGCTTTGGTGCTCAGCCGGCTCAACAAGGGCAGCGTCGTTTTATTCAGAACACCGAGAGCTATCTTACGCAGCAGCAGATTATCAGCAAACAGCTTGCCAACCAGCCGCTGCAAAACCATGGCTTGTGTTTCCACTCACTGCGGGCGGTGGAGTTAAACCAAATGCAGGAGGTACTTGATGCCTCAGATAAGCAGTTACCGATACATATTCATATTGCAGAGCAGCAAAAAGAAGTTAAGGACTGCTTGGATTGGAGTGGGCAGCGGCCTGTTGCATGGTTGTATGACCATTTGCCCGTCGATAGCCGGTGGTGTTTGATTCATGCCACCCATCTGGATGAGTTAGAGCTTGTGCGTTTGGCAAAAAGTCAGGCAGTAGCTGGATTATGCCCAACCACGGAAGCAAATTTGGGTGATGGTATTTTCCCCGGTGTTGACTATTTGCAACATCAGGGGCGCTGGGGCATAGGGTCCGATAGCCACGTTTCTCTGGATGTGGTCGAGGAGTTGCGTTGGTTGGAATATGGTCAACGTTTGCGTGATCAACGGCGTAATCGCCTGACCAATAAACAGTATCCTGCTGTCGCCGATTTGCTGTATACCCAAGCTCTCGCGGGCGGACGGCAGGCTTGTGCCAGTAAAATTAGCCTGTTAGCTGAAGGTTATCGGGCAGACTGGCTAGTTTTGGATGGCGATGATCCCTATATTGCGGGTACAAAATCCGCTTCTTTGCTGAATAGGTGGTTATTTGCGGGGGGCAAATCGCAAATTCGAGATGTTTATGTGGCAGGCAAAGCGGTAATAGTGGATAGATATCATCCACTGCAACAGCAAACTGCACAGGCATTTCTGGCAGTACTGAAAGCCTGTCAACAGGAGGTCTGA
- a CDS encoding porin — MMKRSVLALAVTLSMVPTLSNAAEIYNKDGNKLDLYGRVAAKYLFTNHDNADATYVRFGFKGETQINSQLTGFGQWEYNVAANNAESQGDKGNKTRLGFAGLKFAEFGSFDYGRNYGVVYDALAYTDMLPEFGGDSIAYTDNYMTGRSTGLATYRNSDFFGLVKGLNVAAQYQGHNDDGDTTKNERAIQKANGDGFGLSVDYQDIEGSGVGFAAAYSSSNRTLGQKNLANSATGDKAQAWATALKYDANQVYIAAMYGETLNMTPYKALIANKTQNVELVAQYQFENGIRPSIAYVQSKGKDLSVVGDADLLKYAEIGVTYYINKNMFTYVDYQINLLDENNPLGLGTDDIVAVNLTYRF, encoded by the coding sequence ATGATGAAGCGCAGTGTGCTGGCCTTAGCGGTCACCTTGAGTATGGTTCCTACTCTGTCAAACGCAGCAGAAATTTATAATAAAGATGGCAACAAGCTGGATCTTTATGGCCGCGTAGCCGCTAAATACCTTTTTACAAATCATGATAACGCAGATGCGACTTATGTTCGTTTCGGCTTTAAAGGCGAAACACAAATTAATAGCCAACTGACCGGTTTTGGCCAGTGGGAATATAACGTTGCAGCAAACAATGCTGAATCTCAGGGCGATAAGGGCAATAAAACCCGTCTGGGCTTTGCTGGTTTGAAATTTGCTGAATTTGGCTCTTTCGATTATGGCCGTAACTACGGCGTAGTTTATGACGCACTGGCTTACACCGACATGTTGCCAGAATTCGGTGGTGACTCAATCGCTTACACCGATAACTATATGACTGGCCGTTCTACCGGCTTGGCAACTTACCGTAACTCAGACTTCTTTGGTCTGGTAAAAGGTCTGAATGTTGCCGCGCAGTATCAAGGCCACAATGATGATGGCGATACCACTAAGAACGAGCGTGCCATTCAGAAAGCTAACGGCGACGGTTTCGGCTTGTCTGTTGATTATCAAGACATCGAAGGCAGTGGTGTTGGCTTCGCAGCTGCCTACTCTTCTTCCAACCGTACTCTGGGTCAGAAAAATCTGGCTAACAGTGCTACCGGTGACAAAGCTCAGGCTTGGGCGACAGCGCTGAAGTACGATGCAAACCAAGTTTACATTGCAGCAATGTACGGCGAAACGCTGAACATGACCCCATACAAGGCACTGATTGCGAACAAAACTCAGAACGTAGAATTGGTGGCTCAGTACCAGTTCGAAAATGGTATTCGCCCATCAATCGCTTATGTTCAGTCTAAAGGCAAAGACCTATCAGTGGTCGGTGATGCTGATTTGCTGAAATATGCTGAAATCGGTGTGACTTACTACATCAACAAAAACATGTTCACCTATGTTGACTACCAGATTAACTTGCTGGATGAAAACAACCCACTGGGTCTGGGTACAGATGATATTGTTGCAGTTAACCTGACTTACCGTTTCTAA